Proteins encoded by one window of Canis lupus dingo isolate Sandy chromosome 10, ASM325472v2, whole genome shotgun sequence:
- the PMM1 gene encoding phosphomannomutase 1 encodes MAVAAEGARRKERVLCLFDVDGTLTPARQKIDPEVAAFLQKLRSRVQIGVVGGSDYSKIAEQLGEGDEVIEKFDYVFAENGTVQYKHGRLLSKQTIQNHLGEELLQDLINFCLRYMALLRLPKKRGTFIEFRNGMLNISPIGRSCTLEERIEFSELDKKEKIREKFVEALKTEFAGKGLRFSRGGMISFDVFPEGWDKRYCLDSLDQDSFDTIHFFGNETSPGGNDFEIYADPRTVGHSVVSPQDTVQRCREIFFPETAHEA; translated from the exons ATGGCCGTCGCCGCTGAGGGCGCCCGCAGGAAGGAGCGCGTCCTCTGCCTGTTTGACGTGGACGGGACCCTCACGCCGGCTCGCCAG AAAATTGACCCTGAGGTGGCTGCCTTCCTGCAGAAGCTGCGAAGTAGGGTGCAGATCGGTGTGGTGGGCGGCTCCGACTACTCTAAGATTGCTGAGCAGCTGGGAGAGGGGGATGAAG TCATCGAGAAGTTTGATTATGTGTTTGCTGAGAATGGGACAGTGCAGTATAAGCATGGACGACTGCTCTCCAAGCAG ACCATCCAGAACCACTTGGGGGAGGAGCTGCTGCAGGACTTGATCAACTTCTGCCTCCGCTACATGGCTCTGCTCAGACTGCCCAAGAAGCG TGGAACCTTCATCGAGTTCCGGAATGGCATGCTGAACATCTCACCCATCGGCCGGAGCTGTACCCTGGAGGAGCGAATCGAGTTCTCCGAACTAGACAAG AAGGAGAAGATTCGCGAGAAGTTCGTGGAAGCCCTGAAAACAGAGTTTGCTGGCAAAGGGCTGAGGTTCTCTCGAG GAGGCATGATCAGCTTTGACGTCTTTCCCGAGGGCTGGGACAAGCGCTACTGTCTGGACAGCCTGGACCAGGACAGCTTCGACACCATTCACTTCTTTGGGAACGAGACCAGCCCT GGTGGGAATGACTTTGAGATCTACGCTGACCCCCGGACCGTCGGCCACAGTGTGGTGTCCCCACAGGATACAGTACAGCGATGCCGTgaaatttttttcccagagaCAGCCCATGAGGCGTGA